A genomic window from Tolypothrix sp. PCC 7910 includes:
- the rppA gene encoding two-component system response regulator RppA, producing the protein MRILLVEDDLEQLEPLQGILTEAGYTVDGVEDGETAQWLLAHKDYDLLILDWMLPNISGLSLCQQYRSAGKNAPVLMLTAKDTTVDKVMGLDAGADDYLVKPADLIELLARVRALGRRVPSWQGDSLSVSDLQLHLNSLILERGSQTVELSHREAQLLEYLMRHPNQILTRDQIEQALWEWGAEPESNALTVLIRKLRHRLQMIGAGDWIKTVYGMGYSLKSPETVTG; encoded by the coding sequence ATGCGAATCTTACTTGTAGAAGATGACCTTGAACAGTTAGAACCATTACAAGGGATTTTAACCGAAGCTGGATATACCGTTGATGGTGTTGAAGATGGCGAAACAGCTCAGTGGTTATTGGCGCACAAAGATTATGATCTATTGATTTTAGATTGGATGTTACCAAATATTAGTGGTTTGAGTCTTTGTCAGCAGTATCGAAGTGCTGGTAAAAATGCACCTGTACTCATGCTTACGGCTAAGGATACTACAGTTGATAAAGTCATGGGTTTAGATGCAGGAGCCGATGATTATTTGGTAAAACCAGCGGATTTGATAGAATTATTAGCGCGAGTACGCGCATTAGGAAGACGAGTTCCTTCTTGGCAAGGAGATTCGTTATCTGTATCAGATTTACAATTACATTTAAATAGCTTAATTCTTGAGCGCGGTTCTCAGACTGTAGAGTTATCTCACCGCGAAGCTCAATTACTGGAATATTTAATGCGTCATCCCAATCAAATTTTAACCCGTGACCAAATTGAACAAGCGTTGTGGGAATGGGGTGCAGAACCCGAAAGTAATGCTTTAACTGTGCTAATACGTAAATTGCGGCATAGATTACAAATGATTGGTGCAGGAGATTGGATTAAAACTGTTTACGGTATGGGATACAGTTTAAAATCACCTGAAACAGTAACGGGTTAA
- a CDS encoding trifunctional glycosyltransferase/class I SAM-dependent methyltransferase/polysaccharide deacetylase, which translates to MNYINVFTVIPAYNAVTTIAETLKSLQSQTYTNWEAIVVNDGSTDETEAIALQFASEDSRIRVISQPNQGVCAARNTGIGLANCDWLLFLDADDWLAPQYMEKMTNAIAADSTLDVVHCGWSRVAPNGTLVADKFGSDSTDLFPILSQQCPFAVHACIVRKQLVDAVGGFDTSLITCEEWDLWQRIARTGARFGAVKEVMAFYRMRPGSLSRDGNQFFADAMRVLTQGYYPDPRVPKPLPQYAQGQPQETLPRARLHLSSWLAGLFLGQGEDARHLLKLLGDDCDPGLNPYWVADNIFESALLLNCQLPSAWIAIWPGIAETIKNFLLALEERSQAAGLARRTSNILERMVLQHAQITEPITIGITHAVNLELTELIENISLPESVERLYCVVQMAGCELGRLELPVCDGLVTSWVIKDAIASQFAWSILGRFFQQTIYSPSEQNSHDQIGWTTFLQQLWGLPDWTGDRFYDADFAAVAAARTQAKSGSLVVEISEELTDIEVTLPELEVIFTVGGVALGVITIPVKNNLVTAQTLRVALTTFGGFELCCACVREGLIGQSLNNPTPLRCRLAEAARSKSQLPQWFAAPGFGALIENQLVSDKTLVLSCRQDFHGSPQRRAIMPKANALELLQMAQVTGEGVIQMPISGQIPERIIYAPEALSFSSGHPIISTIVPTTDIQTNYQYGREHFETLFSKQPDPWKYTSPYEQTKYEQTLSLLPSKRISRALELACAEGHFTVQLAPCVDSLIAADISQIAIERTAQRCSHLKNISYQQLDLTKDVLPQNLELIVCSEVLYYIGGLEQLKAVADKFVDALQPGGYLLMAHAHQIIDEPDKPGFDWGLSFGAKAISDTFNSIASLRLVKEIRTPFYRVQLFQRQPRFNFLWYRQNPKIVTLTQQPTALPTEVESSARWNGVKASENIEVRSVTTKRLPILMYHRIAPTGSKKMEGYRVTPEAFEQQLRYLRDAGFYSVAWEQWHWAMATRQPLPGQAIAITFDDGYLDFYEYAWPLLKKYGFTATVFLVAEYVGNYNIWDKAYEEELPLLGWREIRQLQDEGVVFGSHSATHKPLTSLSPTEIVDEAARSRILLTRGLRMPVNLFAYPYGDSDPVVEHLIGACGYKFGLSCRSGLSQLIDKPLALPRIEVMGSDSLQEFVAKLSA; encoded by the coding sequence ATGAATTATATAAATGTTTTTACGGTAATACCTGCTTATAATGCAGTGACAACTATAGCCGAAACACTAAAATCGCTGCAGTCACAAACTTATACAAATTGGGAAGCAATAGTAGTTAATGATGGCTCTACCGACGAAACAGAAGCGATCGCACTCCAATTTGCCAGCGAAGATAGCCGTATTCGTGTAATCAGCCAGCCAAATCAAGGAGTATGCGCTGCCCGAAATACAGGCATTGGTTTAGCTAATTGCGACTGGCTGCTATTTCTGGATGCAGATGATTGGTTAGCACCACAATATATGGAAAAGATGACAAATGCGATCGCGGCTGATTCTACTCTCGATGTAGTTCACTGCGGATGGAGTCGTGTTGCGCCTAATGGTACTCTAGTAGCCGATAAATTTGGGTCTGACTCAACAGATTTGTTTCCGATTCTGTCACAGCAGTGTCCTTTCGCTGTCCATGCCTGCATTGTTCGCAAACAACTTGTAGATGCAGTTGGTGGATTCGATACTTCCCTCATCACCTGTGAAGAATGGGATTTGTGGCAACGAATCGCCCGCACTGGCGCACGTTTCGGTGCAGTTAAAGAGGTAATGGCTTTTTATCGTATGCGCCCAGGTTCTCTTTCAAGAGATGGAAATCAATTCTTTGCTGACGCTATGCGGGTACTCACCCAAGGGTACTATCCTGACCCACGAGTACCAAAACCCTTGCCCCAGTATGCACAAGGTCAGCCACAAGAAACTCTTCCCAGAGCCAGGCTACATTTGTCAAGTTGGCTGGCGGGACTGTTCCTGGGTCAAGGTGAAGATGCTAGACATTTACTCAAGTTGTTAGGGGATGACTGCGACCCAGGACTTAACCCCTATTGGGTTGCAGACAATATTTTTGAGTCGGCTTTACTGCTTAACTGCCAATTACCAAGTGCTTGGATCGCAATCTGGCCTGGTATTGCAGAAACTATCAAAAACTTCTTACTGGCACTAGAGGAGCGATCGCAAGCAGCCGGATTAGCTCGTCGTACAAGTAATATTTTAGAACGGATGGTGTTGCAACACGCCCAGATAACTGAGCCAATAACTATAGGTATAACTCATGCAGTTAACTTAGAGTTAACTGAGCTGATTGAAAATATATCTCTGCCTGAATCCGTTGAGCGTCTTTACTGCGTCGTACAGATGGCAGGATGCGAACTAGGTAGATTGGAATTACCTGTGTGTGATGGGTTAGTAACTAGTTGGGTAATTAAGGATGCGATCGCATCTCAATTTGCTTGGTCAATCCTTGGCCGATTTTTTCAGCAGACAATATATTCTCCAAGTGAGCAAAATTCTCATGACCAAATTGGCTGGACTACATTTTTACAGCAGCTTTGGGGACTACCCGATTGGACAGGCGATCGCTTTTATGATGCAGATTTCGCTGCTGTTGCTGCTGCTAGAACACAAGCCAAATCCGGCTCCTTGGTTGTAGAAATTAGTGAAGAACTAACTGATATAGAAGTGACACTTCCAGAGTTGGAAGTGATATTTACAGTTGGTGGTGTAGCGTTGGGAGTGATAACTATTCCAGTTAAAAACAATTTAGTTACAGCCCAAACCTTAAGAGTTGCACTGACTACATTTGGTGGATTTGAACTATGCTGTGCTTGTGTGCGGGAAGGATTGATAGGTCAGTCGTTAAACAACCCAACACCATTACGTTGTCGTTTGGCAGAGGCAGCCAGGAGCAAATCTCAATTACCACAATGGTTTGCTGCCCCTGGTTTTGGTGCATTGATTGAAAATCAGTTGGTATCTGACAAAACATTAGTCCTCAGTTGCCGTCAAGATTTTCATGGAAGCCCCCAAAGACGCGCGATAATGCCGAAAGCAAATGCGCTGGAGTTATTGCAAATGGCTCAGGTTACTGGAGAGGGTGTAATACAAATGCCTATTTCTGGACAAATACCAGAGCGAATTATATATGCACCAGAAGCGCTGAGCTTTTCGTCTGGGCATCCGATTATCTCCACAATAGTACCAACCACAGATATTCAGACAAACTATCAATATGGTCGCGAGCATTTTGAAACTCTGTTTTCTAAGCAACCTGATCCTTGGAAATACACCAGTCCTTACGAACAGACTAAATATGAACAAACTCTGTCTTTATTGCCTTCTAAACGAATTAGTAGAGCCTTAGAACTTGCCTGCGCCGAAGGACATTTTACTGTGCAATTGGCACCTTGTGTTGATAGTTTAATTGCTGCTGATATATCTCAAATTGCAATTGAGCGAACTGCACAACGATGTAGCCACCTAAAAAATATCAGTTACCAACAATTAGATTTGACTAAAGATGTACTACCACAAAACTTAGAACTAATTGTTTGTAGCGAGGTTCTGTATTATATCGGTGGTTTGGAGCAACTGAAAGCAGTTGCTGACAAATTTGTTGATGCTTTACAGCCAGGAGGTTATTTGCTCATGGCTCATGCCCATCAAATTATTGATGAACCAGATAAACCTGGCTTTGATTGGGGCTTAAGCTTTGGCGCAAAAGCCATCAGTGACACTTTTAATAGCATTGCTTCATTACGCTTGGTGAAGGAAATTCGCACACCCTTTTACCGTGTACAATTATTCCAACGTCAACCACGCTTCAATTTTCTCTGGTATCGCCAAAATCCAAAAATAGTTACACTAACTCAGCAGCCTACAGCTTTACCCACAGAGGTAGAATCTTCTGCCCGGTGGAATGGTGTTAAAGCTTCAGAAAATATCGAAGTGCGCTCTGTTACTACCAAAAGATTACCAATTCTTATGTATCACCGGATCGCACCAACAGGTAGCAAGAAAATGGAGGGTTACAGAGTCACGCCAGAAGCTTTTGAGCAACAATTACGATATCTGCGAGATGCTGGTTTTTATAGTGTGGCATGGGAACAATGGCATTGGGCAATGGCAACAAGACAACCACTGCCAGGCCAAGCGATCGCTATTACTTTTGATGATGGCTATTTAGATTTTTACGAATATGCTTGGCCTTTACTAAAAAAATATGGTTTCACTGCAACTGTATTTTTAGTTGCAGAATATGTAGGAAATTATAATATTTGGGACAAAGCTTACGAGGAGGAACTACCTCTTTTAGGCTGGCGCGAAATTCGCCAACTACAAGATGAAGGCGTTGTGTTCGGTTCTCATTCTGCAACCCACAAACCCCTCACATCATTATCTCCTACAGAGATTGTTGACGAAGCAGCGCGATCGCGTATTTTACTAACGCGAGGTTTAAGAATGCCAGTTAATCTCTTCGCCTACCCTTACGGCGATAGTGACCCTGTGGTCGAGCATTTAATTGGCGCTTGTGGTTATAAATTTGGTCTATCTTGTCGTTCAGGATTAAGTCAGTTAATAGATAAGCCGCTTGCCTTACCCCGCATTGAGGTGATGGGTTCAGATAGTTTACAGGAATTTGTAGCTAAACTCAGTGCATGA
- a CDS encoding CTB family bacteriocin, with protein MSNEIKNIAAIELSEDELDNVAGGFGDIVLGGGQNLGLFTNSTFEQKNLAVGQQTIAGPGGAGTTTLVNAQDIFSSAGQGLFAGN; from the coding sequence ATGTCTAACGAAATTAAGAATATTGCGGCTATTGAACTTTCTGAAGATGAATTAGATAACGTTGCTGGTGGTTTTGGTGATATCGTTCTTGGTGGCGGTCAAAATCTCGGTTTATTTACCAACAGCACCTTTGAGCAAAAAAATCTAGCAGTAGGTCAACAAACAATCGCAGGCCCTGGTGGTGCTGGTACTACCACCTTGGTTAATGCTCAAGATATCTTCAGCAGTGCAGGACAAGGACTATTTGCTGGTAACTAG
- a CDS encoding putative quinol monooxygenase produces the protein MTTQTIRVVAHITALPDKIEEIKAVLLELIEPTRQEAGAIKYELLQNQNDPTDFTFVEEWASNDALDTHLNSTHLQAAAAKLQSLVAAPPDIRRYYLVA, from the coding sequence ATGACTACCCAAACTATTCGCGTTGTTGCCCATATAACTGCTTTACCTGACAAAATAGAAGAAATTAAAGCAGTTCTGTTGGAATTAATTGAACCAACCCGACAAGAAGCAGGTGCTATCAAGTATGAACTTTTGCAAAACCAGAACGATCCTACAGATTTTACTTTTGTAGAGGAATGGGCTTCTAACGATGCTTTGGATACTCATTTAAATTCAACCCATTTGCAAGCAGCAGCAGCAAAACTGCAAAGTTTGGTGGCTGCACCACCAGATATTCGTCGTTATTATTTGGTGGCATAG
- the mtnB gene encoding methylthioribulose 1-phosphate dehydratase: MTSQIIDDARIQLIDTARSFYQQGWMVGTAGNLSIRLPDGSFWITASGKSKGELLASDFVRVYPDGSLEKASTDLQPSAETAIHQIIYTLFPEAQACYHVHSVESNLVSRFVLEDNLPLPPLEMLKGLGVYQENPCCFLPIFANHLQVTRIASEIEQRFTANFVQIPALLIRDHGVTTWASSPTAGRNYIEILEYIFRYIVTDRMINSGGKGNK, from the coding sequence ATGACTAGTCAAATCATAGACGATGCCCGTATTCAACTCATCGATACTGCCCGCAGCTTTTACCAACAAGGTTGGATGGTGGGCACGGCGGGTAATCTTTCGATTCGCCTCCCTGATGGTAGCTTCTGGATTACAGCTAGCGGTAAGTCTAAAGGAGAATTATTAGCCAGCGATTTTGTTCGTGTTTATCCAGATGGTAGCTTAGAAAAAGCCTCAACAGATTTACAGCCTTCAGCGGAAACTGCTATTCACCAAATAATCTATACCCTCTTCCCAGAAGCACAAGCCTGTTATCACGTCCATTCTGTTGAGTCTAATTTAGTTTCTCGCTTTGTCTTAGAAGATAATCTCCCCTTACCGCCATTAGAAATGCTTAAAGGTTTAGGAGTTTACCAAGAAAACCCCTGTTGTTTCTTACCCATATTTGCCAATCATTTACAAGTTACACGCATTGCTTCAGAAATTGAACAGCGCTTCACAGCTAATTTTGTGCAAATACCAGCCCTCCTGATTCGAGATCATGGTGTCACAACTTGGGCATCTTCTCCCACGGCAGGCCGTAATTATATTGAGATATTAGAATACATCTTTCGCTACATAGTTACCGATCGTATGATAAATAGCGGAGGAAAAGGGAACAAATAA
- a CDS encoding HAD-IB family phosphatase, with product MRRIVFCDFDGTITAEETFVAVLKKFAPKLSAKLLPEMYTRQVTLREGVRKILESIPSTRYIEILKFTQNQPMRAGFVRLLDFLEFQGVPLVVVSGGLRGMVETVLDNLVQRVHAIHAVDVETSDNFLKVHSEYEGGTELIAKVQVMAKYPADQKIAIGDSLTDLNMALEADLVFARDRLAEYLDEHQKSYIPWHDFSQISGYLAQLWK from the coding sequence GTGAGGCGAATTGTCTTTTGCGACTTTGATGGCACAATTACAGCAGAAGAAACCTTTGTTGCAGTTTTGAAAAAGTTTGCACCAAAACTATCTGCAAAATTACTTCCTGAAATGTATACAAGACAGGTAACACTGCGGGAAGGAGTCAGGAAAATCCTCGAATCAATTCCTTCTACACGCTACATTGAAATTTTAAAATTTACTCAAAACCAGCCGATGCGCGCGGGTTTTGTCAGACTTTTAGATTTTCTAGAGTTTCAAGGAGTTCCCTTGGTTGTAGTTTCGGGGGGATTGCGGGGAATGGTGGAAACTGTTTTAGATAACCTAGTGCAGCGAGTTCATGCAATCCATGCGGTGGATGTGGAAACTAGCGATAATTTTTTAAAAGTCCATTCTGAATATGAAGGAGGAACAGAACTGATTGCCAAAGTGCAAGTTATGGCAAAATATCCGGCAGATCAGAAAATTGCGATCGGTGACTCGCTGACTGATTTAAATATGGCACTGGAAGCTGATCTAGTTTTTGCGCGCGATCGCCTGGCAGAATATCTAGATGAACATCAAAAATCCTACATTCCTTGGCATGATTTCTCTCAAATTAGCGGCTATCTCGCGCAATTATGGAAGTAA
- a CDS encoding acireductone dioxygenase: MAILRLENNTEYQNIADITRELASLNIQLNHWNVGKNPELHRLLAQDSLNEDEKEQVLQALDGYFEELQQTAGYQSRDLVVLHPGIPNLDDLMAKFASIHTHADDEVRYIIDGEAVFGFVRPDGSQVELTVQPEEYINVPAKTEHWFHLTPKNRVKAVRYFISTEGWVPKYTAREIRIPQAVA; encoded by the coding sequence ATGGCAATTCTCAGATTAGAAAACAATACCGAATATCAGAATATTGCAGATATTACACGCGAATTGGCATCACTCAATATTCAACTCAATCACTGGAATGTTGGCAAAAATCCAGAATTACATCGTTTATTAGCACAAGATAGCCTCAACGAGGATGAGAAAGAACAAGTACTTCAAGCTTTAGATGGCTATTTTGAGGAGTTGCAACAAACAGCAGGTTATCAATCCCGAGATTTGGTTGTCTTACATCCTGGAATTCCTAATCTTGATGATTTGATGGCAAAGTTTGCCAGCATCCATACCCATGCAGATGATGAAGTTCGCTACATCATTGATGGGGAAGCGGTTTTTGGTTTTGTACGTCCTGATGGTAGCCAAGTAGAACTGACAGTGCAACCAGAAGAATACATTAATGTACCAGCTAAAACCGAACACTGGTTTCATCTAACTCCAAAAAATCGAGTCAAAGCAGTACGCTATTTTATTAGTACTGAAGGCTGGGTTCCTAAGTACACAGCTAGAGAAATTCGCATTCCTCAGGCTGTAGCCTGA
- a CDS encoding muconolactone Delta-isomerase, giving the protein MLYHLDFHVEYPDEMSQAELFKIWAEEADAALKAKQAGVVVDLWKCVGVRRVIAIVDVPTPDLVDQILLDLPIMQKLGHSVQVHVTPLRKYEDFADDVKARLDRK; this is encoded by the coding sequence ATGCTATATCACTTAGATTTCCATGTAGAGTACCCTGATGAAATGTCTCAGGCAGAACTTTTTAAAATTTGGGCTGAGGAAGCAGATGCGGCTTTAAAAGCTAAACAGGCGGGTGTAGTTGTCGATTTATGGAAGTGTGTTGGCGTGCGGCGTGTGATTGCAATTGTTGATGTTCCTACTCCTGATTTGGTAGATCAAATTCTCTTGGATTTACCAATCATGCAGAAACTTGGTCACTCCGTACAAGTTCACGTAACTCCTCTACGGAAATATGAGGACTTTGCTGATGATGTGAAAGCTCGTTTGGATAGAAAGTAA
- a CDS encoding glycoside hydrolase family 43 protein, translating to MLTYTNPVYQGYFADPFVWEHQGVYYAIATGPAEAQGKVDEIPNKTLVFPFLRSFDFVNWHFVSNALLRPDPALGNNFWAPEVAYYDGNFYLYYSVGHEDKNHQLRVAISDNPLGPYQDIGEPLINPQSCPFAIDPHPFRDDDGQWYLFYARDFLDTEAGVRAGTALFVDKLHNMTKLSGDGKVVLRARLDWQRFLANRLMYGEIFDWHTLEGPCVRKHQGRYYCFYSGGRWETENYGVDYGVADSVMGPYSETGNETGPRVLKSVPDYVIGPGHNSIVLAPDGESEYIVYHAWTKNMTARQMCLDKLIWTPEGPRCAGPTWTPQNIPSKSSQ from the coding sequence ATGCTAACCTACACAAATCCGGTATATCAAGGCTATTTTGCCGATCCTTTTGTTTGGGAACACCAGGGCGTATATTATGCGATCGCAACTGGCCCAGCAGAGGCGCAAGGAAAGGTTGACGAAATACCTAATAAAACATTGGTTTTTCCGTTTTTACGCTCCTTTGACTTCGTTAATTGGCATTTTGTGAGCAACGCATTATTGCGGCCAGACCCCGCCCTTGGTAATAATTTTTGGGCACCTGAGGTTGCTTATTACGATGGTAATTTTTATCTTTATTACTCTGTAGGACACGAAGATAAAAACCATCAACTGCGTGTTGCTATTAGTGATAACCCTTTGGGGCCATATCAAGATATTGGTGAACCACTAATTAATCCTCAATCATGTCCCTTCGCTATTGACCCCCACCCATTCCGCGACGACGATGGGCAATGGTATCTATTTTACGCCCGTGATTTTCTCGACACTGAAGCGGGTGTGCGTGCTGGTACAGCACTATTTGTAGACAAACTGCACAATATGACAAAACTTTCCGGTGACGGCAAAGTTGTCTTACGCGCGCGTTTAGATTGGCAGAGGTTTCTCGCTAATCGTTTAATGTATGGGGAAATTTTTGATTGGCATACCTTAGAAGGGCCTTGTGTTCGCAAACATCAAGGTCGATACTACTGCTTTTATAGTGGTGGACGCTGGGAAACTGAAAATTACGGTGTCGATTATGGAGTTGCTGACAGTGTCATGGGGCCTTATTCTGAAACCGGAAATGAAACAGGGCCAAGAGTTTTGAAGTCTGTACCCGACTATGTTATTGGCCCTGGACACAACTCAATAGTTCTGGCTCCAGATGGTGAAAGTGAATACATCGTCTACCATGCTTGGACAAAAAACATGACAGCACGGCAAATGTGTTTAGATAAACTCATCTGGACACCAGAAGGGCCGCGTTGTGCAGGCCCTACTTGGACACCACAGAATATTCCTAGTAAATCTAGCCAATAA
- a CDS encoding phytanoyl-CoA dioxygenase family protein, with protein sequence MIQSIGGNVNYTVTDLDRFVEELNRDGICIIRGLFDQQLIGEWAEAFEKLFRDRQNQPGGLAPRENSRYYLTLPWVTPFANRSVFANPVIMGILERVFYQEYVMVQMGVDVPFQGSDYQETHRDFRPLFSDNIVTPLYALAVNFPLVEVTPENGPFQMARGTHLLPREEGLRKISTGEIPMESFYMQPGDVTIRSPLALHRGSPNRTNQPRPMVVMGYAMHWLHTPKVDLTLERDYYDSLPENLRNLVRCQVVDQLPQEKAETYVNFKY encoded by the coding sequence ATGATTCAAAGCATAGGCGGTAACGTTAACTATACAGTTACCGATCTAGACAGATTTGTGGAAGAACTGAACCGAGATGGCATTTGTATAATTCGTGGTCTTTTTGATCAACAACTAATTGGCGAATGGGCAGAAGCTTTTGAGAAATTATTCCGAGATCGTCAAAATCAGCCTGGTGGTTTAGCTCCCCGGGAAAATTCCCGCTACTATTTAACATTGCCTTGGGTGACACCGTTTGCTAATCGCTCGGTTTTTGCTAATCCCGTAATTATGGGTATTTTAGAGCGCGTATTTTATCAAGAATACGTTATGGTGCAGATGGGTGTTGATGTCCCATTCCAAGGTTCAGACTATCAAGAAACCCACCGAGACTTTCGTCCTTTATTCTCGGATAACATCGTTACTCCTCTCTATGCTTTAGCAGTCAACTTCCCACTGGTGGAAGTCACACCAGAAAACGGCCCATTTCAAATGGCACGTGGTACCCATCTTCTCCCACGTGAAGAAGGACTGAGAAAGATTAGCACGGGTGAAATTCCTATGGAATCTTTTTATATGCAACCAGGCGACGTGACAATTCGCTCACCATTAGCACTACACCGAGGTTCACCAAATCGCACCAACCAACCAAGACCAATGGTAGTTATGGGCTATGCTATGCATTGGTTGCATACACCAAAAGTCGATTTAACTCTGGAAAGAGATTACTATGACAGCCTACCGGAGAACTTAAGAAACCTTGTGCGGTGTCAAGTAGTAGACCAATTACCACAAGAAAAAGCGGAAACCTACGTCAATTTCAAGTACTAA
- a CDS encoding ATP-dependent 6-phosphofructokinase — protein MKTQKRLGILTSGGDCPGLNTVIRAVVSNATLTYDWQVLGIPYATKGLLETKAIPLSLHCLDLRGIDPLLSMGGTILGSINQGDTMTQVDDILAGYQALELDALIGIGGDGSLAILNELSKKGNWQFIGIPKTIDNDVALTERVVGFDTAVNTVVDALNRLTYTAASHDRVMIVEVMGRTAGHLALHSGIAGGADVILIPEIPYTIKDVCDHLRLLRNRWGRRFAIIVVAEGAKTAIDFSYASCGQPTCGIGQQIAEEIRSYSQQHIDIRVSVLGHIQRGGIPSALDRLIATAFGKAAVDLVADGQSGQMVAWQNNEVVAFPLETVLSQSPALVDPNNYLVQTARSLGIYIGNPTIQPVEESPYLSCC, from the coding sequence ATGAAAACACAAAAACGTTTAGGTATTCTTACTAGTGGTGGCGACTGTCCGGGACTGAATACAGTAATTCGTGCAGTTGTCAGCAATGCAACTCTCACCTATGACTGGCAGGTGTTGGGTATTCCTTATGCAACAAAGGGTTTGCTAGAAACGAAGGCGATTCCTCTGTCTCTGCACTGTTTAGATTTGCGGGGTATTGATCCTTTACTGAGCATGGGTGGTACTATTCTCGGTAGTATCAACCAAGGCGATACTATGACTCAGGTTGATGATATTTTGGCTGGCTACCAAGCATTAGAATTGGATGCTTTAATTGGGATTGGTGGTGATGGTAGTTTAGCAATTCTCAACGAACTCAGTAAAAAGGGAAATTGGCAATTTATTGGTATTCCCAAAACTATAGATAATGATGTGGCTTTAACAGAACGAGTAGTAGGGTTTGATACTGCAGTTAATACAGTTGTTGATGCACTCAATCGTCTTACATACACCGCAGCCAGTCACGATCGCGTGATGATTGTGGAAGTAATGGGACGCACAGCTGGTCATTTAGCGTTACATTCTGGGATTGCAGGTGGTGCAGATGTCATCTTGATACCAGAGATTCCCTACACGATTAAAGATGTCTGCGACCATCTCAGGCTATTACGCAATCGCTGGGGACGCAGATTTGCAATTATTGTGGTGGCAGAAGGTGCTAAAACAGCAATAGACTTCTCTTATGCATCCTGTGGACAACCTACTTGTGGTATTGGTCAGCAGATTGCGGAAGAAATTCGCAGCTACAGCCAACAGCACATTGATATTCGGGTTTCCGTTCTCGGACATATCCAAAGAGGCGGAATTCCCTCGGCTTTAGATAGATTAATTGCCACAGCCTTTGGTAAAGCCGCAGTAGATTTAGTTGCTGACGGACAATCGGGACAAATGGTGGCTTGGCAAAACAATGAAGTTGTGGCGTTTCCTTTAGAAACAGTTTTGAGTCAAAGTCCTGCACTTGTAGACCCAAATAATTATCTGGTGCAAACGGCGCGATCGCTTGGTATTTATATTGGTAATCCGACAATTCAACCTGTAGAAGAATCACCGTATTTAAGTTGTTGCTAA
- a CDS encoding pentapeptide repeat-containing protein yields MANREHLALLKAGAVIWLEWRNQNEQIEPDLSSANLSGDNLRGANLAGVNLARADLSNALLVRANLSGAELSSANLENAKLIEANLSAANCSVAHFSGANLTQADLSHANLIGCDLSEANLRGAAIANANLIGADLTNANLKDADLGSAKLIRANLCFANLIEANLIATDLSEANLHEAEVIGAYLYKANLSKANLSKAHLGSAYMFQANLSEADLQGANLAAANLKGANLAGANLRGANFIGANLKGANLNGANIEEAIL; encoded by the coding sequence ATGGCGAATCGAGAGCATTTAGCTTTACTGAAAGCTGGTGCAGTTATTTGGCTGGAATGGCGCAATCAAAATGAGCAAATTGAACCAGATCTCAGTAGTGCAAACCTCTCTGGCGATAACCTCAGGGGTGCAAACCTTGCAGGGGTAAATTTGGCTAGAGCAGATTTAAGTAATGCTTTACTGGTGCGCGCCAACCTTAGTGGTGCTGAGTTGAGTAGTGCTAACCTGGAAAATGCCAAGCTAATCGAAGCTAACCTGAGTGCAGCTAACTGCAGCGTTGCTCACTTCAGTGGTGCTAACCTGACACAAGCAGATCTCAGCCATGCTAACCTGATTGGTTGCGATTTGAGCGAGGCAAATCTTCGCGGTGCTGCGATCGCAAATGCTAATCTTATTGGAGCCGATTTAACTAATGCTAATTTAAAAGATGCCGATTTAGGTTCAGCCAAGCTCATCCGTGCTAACTTATGTTTTGCTAACCTCATTGAAGCTAACTTAATTGCTACTGACCTCAGCGAAGCCAATCTCCATGAAGCTGAAGTTATTGGCGCTTACCTTTACAAAGCTAATCTCAGCAAAGCGAATCTCAGCAAGGCTCACCTGGGTAGCGCATATATGTTTCAGGCTAATTTGAGCGAAGCTGATTTACAAGGAGCAAATTTAGCAGCTGCTAACCTCAAAGGTGCTAACCTCGCCGGAGCCAATCTTAGAGGCGCTAATTTTATAGGTGCTAACCTCAAAGGTGCGAATCTCAACGGTGCCAATATTGAAGAAGCAATTCTCTAA